In the Chelonoidis abingdonii isolate Lonesome George chromosome 13, CheloAbing_2.0, whole genome shotgun sequence genome, one interval contains:
- the EXOC7 gene encoding exocyst complex component 7 isoform X7, with protein sequence MIPPEEASARRREIEDKLKQEEETLSFIRESLEKSDQLTKNMVSILSSFESRLMKLENSIIPVHKQTENLQRLQENVEKTLSCLDHVISYYHVAKDTEKIIKEGPTGRLEEYLGCMARIQKAVEYFQDNNPDSPELNRVKSLFERGKESLESEFRSLMTRHTKPVPPILILDLISGDDEIDTQEDMILEHLPESVLQDTVRISLWLVEYGRNQDFMNVYYQIRSSQLDRSIKGLKEHFRKNSSSTGIPYSPAIQNKRKDTPTKKPIKRPVFIPGHEHDLRVKHLSDTLNDKHGPAAGRDDMLDIEIDAYIHCVSAFVKLAQSEYQLLTEIIPEHHQKKTFDSLIQESLDNLMIEGDNIVSAARKAIIRHDYSAVLTIFPILRHLKQTKPEFDQVLQGTAASTKNKLPGLITSMETTGAKALEDFADNIKNDPDKEYNMPKDGTVHELTSNAILFLQQLLDFQETAGAMLASQVLGDTYNIPLDPRETSSSASSYSSEFSRRLLSTYICKVLGNLQLNLLSKSKVYEDPALSAIFLHNNYNYILKSLEKSELIQLVAVTQKTVERSYRELIEQQIQTYQRSWLKVTEYISERNLPVFQSGVKLKDKERQMIKERFKGFNDGLEELCKIQKAWAIPDIEQRDKIRKAQKNIVKETYSAFLHRYGNVPFTKNPEKYIKYRVDQVGEMIEKLFDTSA encoded by the exons GAAGAAGAAACACTGTCCTTTATAAGAGAGAGCCTTGAAAAAAGTGATCAGCTCACAAAAAACATG gtttccatcctctcctcctttgaGAGCCGTTTGATGAAGCTGGAGAACTCCATCATCCCTGTGCATAAGCAGACAGAGAATCTACAACGTCTGCAGGAGAATGTTGAGAAGACTCTGTCCTGTCTGGATCATGTCATTAGTTATTACCATGTGGCTAAGGACACGGAGAAGATCATAAAGGAAGG CCCTACGGGGAGACTAGAGGAGTATTTGGGCTGCATGGCCAGAATCCAGAAAGCTGTGGAATATTTCCAGGACAACAATCCTGACAGCCCAGAACTGAACCGGGTG AAATCACTGTTTGAGAGGGGGAAGGAATCTCTGGAGTCAGAATTCCGCAGTCTGATGACACGACACACCAAGCCAGTTCCTCCGATCCTCATCCTGGATCTGATCAGCGGGGATGATGAGATTGATACGCAGGAAGATATGATTTTGGAACACCTCCCTGAGAGTGTCTTGCAAGACACTGTTCGTATCTCCCTTTGGCTGGTGGAGTATGGAAGAAACCAAG ACTTCATGAATGTTTACTACCAAATCCGCTCCAGCCAGCTCGACCGCTCCATCAAAGGTCTGAAGGAGCACTTCCGTAAGAACAGCTCCTCCACAGGCATCCCGTACTCCCCTGCCATTCAGAACAAGAGGAAGGACACACCGACCAAAAAGCCCATCAAGAGACCAG TCTTCATTCCAG GTCATGAGCATGATTTACGAGTTAAACACCTTTCCGATACCCTGAACGACAAGCATGGGCCAGCTGCTG GGAGGGATGACATGTTGGACATCGAGATTGATGCGTACATTCACTGTGTTAGCgcctttgtgaaactggcccagAGTGAGTACCAGCTCCTGACAGAAATCATCCCAGAGCACCACCAGAAGAAGACCTTCGACTCCCTCATTCAG GAGTCTCTGGATAACCTGATGATAGAGGGGGATAACATTGTCTCAGCAGCCCGGAAGGCCATCATTCGGCATGACTATTCAGCTGTGCTCACTATCTTCCCCATCCTCAGACACCTGAAACAGACAAAGCCAGAGTTCGATCAAGTCTTGCAG GGCACTGCAGCCAGCACAAAGAACAAGCTTCCAGGGCTGATCACCTCCATGGAAACCACAGGTGCAAAAGCGCTGGAGGACTTTGCAGACAACATTAAG AATGATCCGGACAAGGAGTATAACATGCCGAAAGACGGGACAGTTCATGAACTCACCAGCAAT GCCATTCTCTTCCTGCAGCAGTTGCTGGATTTCCAGGAGACGGCAGGCGCCATGTTGGCATCCCAAG TTCTTGGGGACACATACAATATTCCTTTAGATCCCAGAG AGACCAGCAGTTCAGCTAGCAGCTACAGTTCTGAATTTAGCAGACGACTGCTCAGCACCTACATCT GCAAAGTCTTGGGCAACTTGCAACTAAACCTTCTCAGTAAATCAAAGGTTTATGAGGACCCAGCCTTGAGTGCCATTTTCCTGCACAACAACTACAACTACATCCTTAAATCCCTTGAAAA GTCTGAGCTAATCCAGTTGGTGGCCGTGACTCAGAAAACAGTAGAGAGGTCTTACAGGGAGCTCATTGAGCAACAGATCCAGACCTACCAGCGCAG CTGGTTAAAAGTAACAGAATACATCTCCGAGAGAAACTTGCCTGTTTTTCAATCAGGAGTCAAG CTCAAGGATAAGGAGAGGCAGATGATAAAGGAGCGTTTTAAG GGTTTCAATGATGGCCTGGAGGAGCTGTGCAAAATCCAGAAGGCCTGGGCCATCCCTGACATAGAGCAGAGGGACAAAATCCGCAAGGCTCAAAAAAACATTGTGAAAGAGACCTACAGTGCCTTCTTACACAG GTATGGCAATGTGCCTTTCACCAAGAACCCTGAGAAGTACATCAAATATCGAGTTGACCAGGTGGGCGAGATGATTGAGAAGCTGTTTGACACATCAGCATGA
- the EXOC7 gene encoding exocyst complex component 7 isoform X1, with protein MIPPEEASARRREIEDKLKQEEETLSFIRESLEKSDQLTKNMVSILSSFESRLMKLENSIIPVHKQTENLQRLQENVEKTLSCLDHVISYYHVAKDTEKIIKEGPTGRLEEYLGCMARIQKAVEYFQDNNPDSPELNRVKSLFERGKESLESEFRSLMTRHTKPVPPILILDLISGDDEIDTQEDMILEHLPESVLQDTVRISLWLVEYGRNQDFMNVYYQIRSSQLDRSIKGLKEHFRKNSSSTGIPYSPAIQNKRKDTPTKKPIKRPGTIRKAQNLLKQYSQHGLDGKKGASNLIPMEGHEHDLRVKHLSDTLNDKHGPAAGRDDMLDIEIDAYIHCVSAFVKLAQSEYQLLTEIIPEHHQKKTFDSLIQESLDNLMIEGDNIVSAARKAIIRHDYSAVLTIFPILRHLKQTKPEFDQVLQGTAASTKNKLPGLITSMETTGAKALEDFADNIKNDPDKEYNMPKDGTVHELTSNAILFLQQLLDFQETAGAMLASQVLGDTYNIPLDPRETSSSASSYSSEFSRRLLSTYICKVLGNLQLNLLSKSKVYEDPALSAIFLHNNYNYILKSLEKSELIQLVAVTQKTVERSYRELIEQQIQTYQRSWLKVTEYISERNLPVFQSGVKLKDKERQMIKERFKGFNDGLEELCKIQKAWAIPDIEQRDKIRKAQKNIVKETYSAFLHRYGNVPFTKNPEKYIKYRVDQVGEMIEKLFDTSA; from the exons GAAGAAGAAACACTGTCCTTTATAAGAGAGAGCCTTGAAAAAAGTGATCAGCTCACAAAAAACATG gtttccatcctctcctcctttgaGAGCCGTTTGATGAAGCTGGAGAACTCCATCATCCCTGTGCATAAGCAGACAGAGAATCTACAACGTCTGCAGGAGAATGTTGAGAAGACTCTGTCCTGTCTGGATCATGTCATTAGTTATTACCATGTGGCTAAGGACACGGAGAAGATCATAAAGGAAGG CCCTACGGGGAGACTAGAGGAGTATTTGGGCTGCATGGCCAGAATCCAGAAAGCTGTGGAATATTTCCAGGACAACAATCCTGACAGCCCAGAACTGAACCGGGTG AAATCACTGTTTGAGAGGGGGAAGGAATCTCTGGAGTCAGAATTCCGCAGTCTGATGACACGACACACCAAGCCAGTTCCTCCGATCCTCATCCTGGATCTGATCAGCGGGGATGATGAGATTGATACGCAGGAAGATATGATTTTGGAACACCTCCCTGAGAGTGTCTTGCAAGACACTGTTCGTATCTCCCTTTGGCTGGTGGAGTATGGAAGAAACCAAG ACTTCATGAATGTTTACTACCAAATCCGCTCCAGCCAGCTCGACCGCTCCATCAAAGGTCTGAAGGAGCACTTCCGTAAGAACAGCTCCTCCACAGGCATCCCGTACTCCCCTGCCATTCAGAACAAGAGGAAGGACACACCGACCAAAAAGCCCATCAAGAGACCAG GCACGATCCGGAAGGCTCAGAACCTTCTGAAACAGTATTCTCAGCATGGTCTAGATGGGAAAAAGGGGGCCTCTAACCTCATTCCTATGGAAG GTCATGAGCATGATTTACGAGTTAAACACCTTTCCGATACCCTGAACGACAAGCATGGGCCAGCTGCTG GGAGGGATGACATGTTGGACATCGAGATTGATGCGTACATTCACTGTGTTAGCgcctttgtgaaactggcccagAGTGAGTACCAGCTCCTGACAGAAATCATCCCAGAGCACCACCAGAAGAAGACCTTCGACTCCCTCATTCAG GAGTCTCTGGATAACCTGATGATAGAGGGGGATAACATTGTCTCAGCAGCCCGGAAGGCCATCATTCGGCATGACTATTCAGCTGTGCTCACTATCTTCCCCATCCTCAGACACCTGAAACAGACAAAGCCAGAGTTCGATCAAGTCTTGCAG GGCACTGCAGCCAGCACAAAGAACAAGCTTCCAGGGCTGATCACCTCCATGGAAACCACAGGTGCAAAAGCGCTGGAGGACTTTGCAGACAACATTAAG AATGATCCGGACAAGGAGTATAACATGCCGAAAGACGGGACAGTTCATGAACTCACCAGCAAT GCCATTCTCTTCCTGCAGCAGTTGCTGGATTTCCAGGAGACGGCAGGCGCCATGTTGGCATCCCAAG TTCTTGGGGACACATACAATATTCCTTTAGATCCCAGAG AGACCAGCAGTTCAGCTAGCAGCTACAGTTCTGAATTTAGCAGACGACTGCTCAGCACCTACATCT GCAAAGTCTTGGGCAACTTGCAACTAAACCTTCTCAGTAAATCAAAGGTTTATGAGGACCCAGCCTTGAGTGCCATTTTCCTGCACAACAACTACAACTACATCCTTAAATCCCTTGAAAA GTCTGAGCTAATCCAGTTGGTGGCCGTGACTCAGAAAACAGTAGAGAGGTCTTACAGGGAGCTCATTGAGCAACAGATCCAGACCTACCAGCGCAG CTGGTTAAAAGTAACAGAATACATCTCCGAGAGAAACTTGCCTGTTTTTCAATCAGGAGTCAAG CTCAAGGATAAGGAGAGGCAGATGATAAAGGAGCGTTTTAAG GGTTTCAATGATGGCCTGGAGGAGCTGTGCAAAATCCAGAAGGCCTGGGCCATCCCTGACATAGAGCAGAGGGACAAAATCCGCAAGGCTCAAAAAAACATTGTGAAAGAGACCTACAGTGCCTTCTTACACAG GTATGGCAATGTGCCTTTCACCAAGAACCCTGAGAAGTACATCAAATATCGAGTTGACCAGGTGGGCGAGATGATTGAGAAGCTGTTTGACACATCAGCATGA
- the EXOC7 gene encoding exocyst complex component 7 isoform X2 yields the protein MIPPEEASARRREIEDKLKQEEETLSFIRESLEKSDQLTKNMVSILSSFESRLMKLENSIIPVHKQTENLQRLQENVEKTLSCLDHVISYYHVAKDTEKIIKEGPTGRLEEYLGCMARIQKAVEYFQDNNPDSPELNRVKSLFERGKESLESEFRSLMTRHTKPVPPILILDLISGDDEIDTQEDMILEHLPESVLQDTVRISLWLVEYGRNQDFMNVYYQIRSSQLDRSIKGLKEHFRKNSSSTGIPYSPAIQNKRKDTPTKKPIKRPVFIPGTIRKAQNLLKQYSQHGLDGKKGASNLIPMEGHEHDLRVKHLSDTLNDKHGPAAGRDDMLDIEIDAYIHCVSAFVKLAQSEYQLLTEIIPEHHQKKTFDSLIQESLDNLMIEGDNIVSAARKAIIRHDYSAVLTIFPILRHLKQTKPEFDQVLQGTAASTKNKLPGLITSMETTGAKALEDFADNIKNDPDKEYNMPKDGTVHELTSNAILFLQQLLDFQETAGAMLASQETSSSASSYSSEFSRRLLSTYICKVLGNLQLNLLSKSKVYEDPALSAIFLHNNYNYILKSLEKSELIQLVAVTQKTVERSYRELIEQQIQTYQRSWLKVTEYISERNLPVFQSGVKLKDKERQMIKERFKGFNDGLEELCKIQKAWAIPDIEQRDKIRKAQKNIVKETYSAFLHRYGNVPFTKNPEKYIKYRVDQVGEMIEKLFDTSA from the exons GAAGAAGAAACACTGTCCTTTATAAGAGAGAGCCTTGAAAAAAGTGATCAGCTCACAAAAAACATG gtttccatcctctcctcctttgaGAGCCGTTTGATGAAGCTGGAGAACTCCATCATCCCTGTGCATAAGCAGACAGAGAATCTACAACGTCTGCAGGAGAATGTTGAGAAGACTCTGTCCTGTCTGGATCATGTCATTAGTTATTACCATGTGGCTAAGGACACGGAGAAGATCATAAAGGAAGG CCCTACGGGGAGACTAGAGGAGTATTTGGGCTGCATGGCCAGAATCCAGAAAGCTGTGGAATATTTCCAGGACAACAATCCTGACAGCCCAGAACTGAACCGGGTG AAATCACTGTTTGAGAGGGGGAAGGAATCTCTGGAGTCAGAATTCCGCAGTCTGATGACACGACACACCAAGCCAGTTCCTCCGATCCTCATCCTGGATCTGATCAGCGGGGATGATGAGATTGATACGCAGGAAGATATGATTTTGGAACACCTCCCTGAGAGTGTCTTGCAAGACACTGTTCGTATCTCCCTTTGGCTGGTGGAGTATGGAAGAAACCAAG ACTTCATGAATGTTTACTACCAAATCCGCTCCAGCCAGCTCGACCGCTCCATCAAAGGTCTGAAGGAGCACTTCCGTAAGAACAGCTCCTCCACAGGCATCCCGTACTCCCCTGCCATTCAGAACAAGAGGAAGGACACACCGACCAAAAAGCCCATCAAGAGACCAG TCTTCATTCCAG GCACGATCCGGAAGGCTCAGAACCTTCTGAAACAGTATTCTCAGCATGGTCTAGATGGGAAAAAGGGGGCCTCTAACCTCATTCCTATGGAAG GTCATGAGCATGATTTACGAGTTAAACACCTTTCCGATACCCTGAACGACAAGCATGGGCCAGCTGCTG GGAGGGATGACATGTTGGACATCGAGATTGATGCGTACATTCACTGTGTTAGCgcctttgtgaaactggcccagAGTGAGTACCAGCTCCTGACAGAAATCATCCCAGAGCACCACCAGAAGAAGACCTTCGACTCCCTCATTCAG GAGTCTCTGGATAACCTGATGATAGAGGGGGATAACATTGTCTCAGCAGCCCGGAAGGCCATCATTCGGCATGACTATTCAGCTGTGCTCACTATCTTCCCCATCCTCAGACACCTGAAACAGACAAAGCCAGAGTTCGATCAAGTCTTGCAG GGCACTGCAGCCAGCACAAAGAACAAGCTTCCAGGGCTGATCACCTCCATGGAAACCACAGGTGCAAAAGCGCTGGAGGACTTTGCAGACAACATTAAG AATGATCCGGACAAGGAGTATAACATGCCGAAAGACGGGACAGTTCATGAACTCACCAGCAAT GCCATTCTCTTCCTGCAGCAGTTGCTGGATTTCCAGGAGACGGCAGGCGCCATGTTGGCATCCCAAG AGACCAGCAGTTCAGCTAGCAGCTACAGTTCTGAATTTAGCAGACGACTGCTCAGCACCTACATCT GCAAAGTCTTGGGCAACTTGCAACTAAACCTTCTCAGTAAATCAAAGGTTTATGAGGACCCAGCCTTGAGTGCCATTTTCCTGCACAACAACTACAACTACATCCTTAAATCCCTTGAAAA GTCTGAGCTAATCCAGTTGGTGGCCGTGACTCAGAAAACAGTAGAGAGGTCTTACAGGGAGCTCATTGAGCAACAGATCCAGACCTACCAGCGCAG CTGGTTAAAAGTAACAGAATACATCTCCGAGAGAAACTTGCCTGTTTTTCAATCAGGAGTCAAG CTCAAGGATAAGGAGAGGCAGATGATAAAGGAGCGTTTTAAG GGTTTCAATGATGGCCTGGAGGAGCTGTGCAAAATCCAGAAGGCCTGGGCCATCCCTGACATAGAGCAGAGGGACAAAATCCGCAAGGCTCAAAAAAACATTGTGAAAGAGACCTACAGTGCCTTCTTACACAG GTATGGCAATGTGCCTTTCACCAAGAACCCTGAGAAGTACATCAAATATCGAGTTGACCAGGTGGGCGAGATGATTGAGAAGCTGTTTGACACATCAGCATGA
- the EXOC7 gene encoding exocyst complex component 7 isoform X10, producing the protein MIPPEEASARRREIEDKLKQEEETLSFIRESLEKSDQLTKNMVSILSSFESRLMKLENSIIPVHKQTENLQRLQENVEKTLSCLDHVISYYHVAKDTEKIIKEGPTGRLEEYLGCMARIQKAVEYFQDNNPDSPELNRVKSLFERGKESLESEFRSLMTRHTKPVPPILILDLISGDDEIDTQEDMILEHLPESVLQDTVRISLWLVEYGRNQDFMNVYYQIRSSQLDRSIKGLKEHFRKNSSSTGIPYSPAIQNKRKDTPTKKPIKRPGTIRKAQNLLKQYSQHGLDGKKGASNLIPMEGRDDMLDIEIDAYIHCVSAFVKLAQSEYQLLTEIIPEHHQKKTFDSLIQESLDNLMIEGDNIVSAARKAIIRHDYSAVLTIFPILRHLKQTKPEFDQVLQGTAASTKNKLPGLITSMETTGAKALEDFADNIKNDPDKEYNMPKDGTVHELTSNAILFLQQLLDFQETAGAMLASQETSSSASSYSSEFSRRLLSTYICKVLGNLQLNLLSKSKVYEDPALSAIFLHNNYNYILKSLEKSELIQLVAVTQKTVERSYRELIEQQIQTYQRSWLKVTEYISERNLPVFQSGVKLKDKERQMIKERFKGFNDGLEELCKIQKAWAIPDIEQRDKIRKAQKNIVKETYSAFLHRYGNVPFTKNPEKYIKYRVDQVGEMIEKLFDTSA; encoded by the exons GAAGAAGAAACACTGTCCTTTATAAGAGAGAGCCTTGAAAAAAGTGATCAGCTCACAAAAAACATG gtttccatcctctcctcctttgaGAGCCGTTTGATGAAGCTGGAGAACTCCATCATCCCTGTGCATAAGCAGACAGAGAATCTACAACGTCTGCAGGAGAATGTTGAGAAGACTCTGTCCTGTCTGGATCATGTCATTAGTTATTACCATGTGGCTAAGGACACGGAGAAGATCATAAAGGAAGG CCCTACGGGGAGACTAGAGGAGTATTTGGGCTGCATGGCCAGAATCCAGAAAGCTGTGGAATATTTCCAGGACAACAATCCTGACAGCCCAGAACTGAACCGGGTG AAATCACTGTTTGAGAGGGGGAAGGAATCTCTGGAGTCAGAATTCCGCAGTCTGATGACACGACACACCAAGCCAGTTCCTCCGATCCTCATCCTGGATCTGATCAGCGGGGATGATGAGATTGATACGCAGGAAGATATGATTTTGGAACACCTCCCTGAGAGTGTCTTGCAAGACACTGTTCGTATCTCCCTTTGGCTGGTGGAGTATGGAAGAAACCAAG ACTTCATGAATGTTTACTACCAAATCCGCTCCAGCCAGCTCGACCGCTCCATCAAAGGTCTGAAGGAGCACTTCCGTAAGAACAGCTCCTCCACAGGCATCCCGTACTCCCCTGCCATTCAGAACAAGAGGAAGGACACACCGACCAAAAAGCCCATCAAGAGACCAG GCACGATCCGGAAGGCTCAGAACCTTCTGAAACAGTATTCTCAGCATGGTCTAGATGGGAAAAAGGGGGCCTCTAACCTCATTCCTATGGAAG GGAGGGATGACATGTTGGACATCGAGATTGATGCGTACATTCACTGTGTTAGCgcctttgtgaaactggcccagAGTGAGTACCAGCTCCTGACAGAAATCATCCCAGAGCACCACCAGAAGAAGACCTTCGACTCCCTCATTCAG GAGTCTCTGGATAACCTGATGATAGAGGGGGATAACATTGTCTCAGCAGCCCGGAAGGCCATCATTCGGCATGACTATTCAGCTGTGCTCACTATCTTCCCCATCCTCAGACACCTGAAACAGACAAAGCCAGAGTTCGATCAAGTCTTGCAG GGCACTGCAGCCAGCACAAAGAACAAGCTTCCAGGGCTGATCACCTCCATGGAAACCACAGGTGCAAAAGCGCTGGAGGACTTTGCAGACAACATTAAG AATGATCCGGACAAGGAGTATAACATGCCGAAAGACGGGACAGTTCATGAACTCACCAGCAAT GCCATTCTCTTCCTGCAGCAGTTGCTGGATTTCCAGGAGACGGCAGGCGCCATGTTGGCATCCCAAG AGACCAGCAGTTCAGCTAGCAGCTACAGTTCTGAATTTAGCAGACGACTGCTCAGCACCTACATCT GCAAAGTCTTGGGCAACTTGCAACTAAACCTTCTCAGTAAATCAAAGGTTTATGAGGACCCAGCCTTGAGTGCCATTTTCCTGCACAACAACTACAACTACATCCTTAAATCCCTTGAAAA GTCTGAGCTAATCCAGTTGGTGGCCGTGACTCAGAAAACAGTAGAGAGGTCTTACAGGGAGCTCATTGAGCAACAGATCCAGACCTACCAGCGCAG CTGGTTAAAAGTAACAGAATACATCTCCGAGAGAAACTTGCCTGTTTTTCAATCAGGAGTCAAG CTCAAGGATAAGGAGAGGCAGATGATAAAGGAGCGTTTTAAG GGTTTCAATGATGGCCTGGAGGAGCTGTGCAAAATCCAGAAGGCCTGGGCCATCCCTGACATAGAGCAGAGGGACAAAATCCGCAAGGCTCAAAAAAACATTGTGAAAGAGACCTACAGTGCCTTCTTACACAG GTATGGCAATGTGCCTTTCACCAAGAACCCTGAGAAGTACATCAAATATCGAGTTGACCAGGTGGGCGAGATGATTGAGAAGCTGTTTGACACATCAGCATGA
- the EXOC7 gene encoding exocyst complex component 7 isoform X4: MIPPEEASARRREIEDKLKQEEETLSFIRESLEKSDQLTKNMVSILSSFESRLMKLENSIIPVHKQTENLQRLQENVEKTLSCLDHVISYYHVAKDTEKIIKEGPTGRLEEYLGCMARIQKAVEYFQDNNPDSPELNRVKSLFERGKESLESEFRSLMTRHTKPVPPILILDLISGDDEIDTQEDMILEHLPESVLQDTVRISLWLVEYGRNQDFMNVYYQIRSSQLDRSIKGLKEHFRKNSSSTGIPYSPAIQNKRKDTPTKKPIKRPVFIPGTIRKAQNLLKQYSQHGLDGKKGASNLIPMEGRDDMLDIEIDAYIHCVSAFVKLAQSEYQLLTEIIPEHHQKKTFDSLIQESLDNLMIEGDNIVSAARKAIIRHDYSAVLTIFPILRHLKQTKPEFDQVLQGTAASTKNKLPGLITSMETTGAKALEDFADNIKNDPDKEYNMPKDGTVHELTSNAILFLQQLLDFQETAGAMLASQVLGDTYNIPLDPRETSSSASSYSSEFSRRLLSTYICKVLGNLQLNLLSKSKVYEDPALSAIFLHNNYNYILKSLEKSELIQLVAVTQKTVERSYRELIEQQIQTYQRSWLKVTEYISERNLPVFQSGVKLKDKERQMIKERFKGFNDGLEELCKIQKAWAIPDIEQRDKIRKAQKNIVKETYSAFLHRYGNVPFTKNPEKYIKYRVDQVGEMIEKLFDTSA; encoded by the exons GAAGAAGAAACACTGTCCTTTATAAGAGAGAGCCTTGAAAAAAGTGATCAGCTCACAAAAAACATG gtttccatcctctcctcctttgaGAGCCGTTTGATGAAGCTGGAGAACTCCATCATCCCTGTGCATAAGCAGACAGAGAATCTACAACGTCTGCAGGAGAATGTTGAGAAGACTCTGTCCTGTCTGGATCATGTCATTAGTTATTACCATGTGGCTAAGGACACGGAGAAGATCATAAAGGAAGG CCCTACGGGGAGACTAGAGGAGTATTTGGGCTGCATGGCCAGAATCCAGAAAGCTGTGGAATATTTCCAGGACAACAATCCTGACAGCCCAGAACTGAACCGGGTG AAATCACTGTTTGAGAGGGGGAAGGAATCTCTGGAGTCAGAATTCCGCAGTCTGATGACACGACACACCAAGCCAGTTCCTCCGATCCTCATCCTGGATCTGATCAGCGGGGATGATGAGATTGATACGCAGGAAGATATGATTTTGGAACACCTCCCTGAGAGTGTCTTGCAAGACACTGTTCGTATCTCCCTTTGGCTGGTGGAGTATGGAAGAAACCAAG ACTTCATGAATGTTTACTACCAAATCCGCTCCAGCCAGCTCGACCGCTCCATCAAAGGTCTGAAGGAGCACTTCCGTAAGAACAGCTCCTCCACAGGCATCCCGTACTCCCCTGCCATTCAGAACAAGAGGAAGGACACACCGACCAAAAAGCCCATCAAGAGACCAG TCTTCATTCCAG GCACGATCCGGAAGGCTCAGAACCTTCTGAAACAGTATTCTCAGCATGGTCTAGATGGGAAAAAGGGGGCCTCTAACCTCATTCCTATGGAAG GGAGGGATGACATGTTGGACATCGAGATTGATGCGTACATTCACTGTGTTAGCgcctttgtgaaactggcccagAGTGAGTACCAGCTCCTGACAGAAATCATCCCAGAGCACCACCAGAAGAAGACCTTCGACTCCCTCATTCAG GAGTCTCTGGATAACCTGATGATAGAGGGGGATAACATTGTCTCAGCAGCCCGGAAGGCCATCATTCGGCATGACTATTCAGCTGTGCTCACTATCTTCCCCATCCTCAGACACCTGAAACAGACAAAGCCAGAGTTCGATCAAGTCTTGCAG GGCACTGCAGCCAGCACAAAGAACAAGCTTCCAGGGCTGATCACCTCCATGGAAACCACAGGTGCAAAAGCGCTGGAGGACTTTGCAGACAACATTAAG AATGATCCGGACAAGGAGTATAACATGCCGAAAGACGGGACAGTTCATGAACTCACCAGCAAT GCCATTCTCTTCCTGCAGCAGTTGCTGGATTTCCAGGAGACGGCAGGCGCCATGTTGGCATCCCAAG TTCTTGGGGACACATACAATATTCCTTTAGATCCCAGAG AGACCAGCAGTTCAGCTAGCAGCTACAGTTCTGAATTTAGCAGACGACTGCTCAGCACCTACATCT GCAAAGTCTTGGGCAACTTGCAACTAAACCTTCTCAGTAAATCAAAGGTTTATGAGGACCCAGCCTTGAGTGCCATTTTCCTGCACAACAACTACAACTACATCCTTAAATCCCTTGAAAA GTCTGAGCTAATCCAGTTGGTGGCCGTGACTCAGAAAACAGTAGAGAGGTCTTACAGGGAGCTCATTGAGCAACAGATCCAGACCTACCAGCGCAG CTGGTTAAAAGTAACAGAATACATCTCCGAGAGAAACTTGCCTGTTTTTCAATCAGGAGTCAAG CTCAAGGATAAGGAGAGGCAGATGATAAAGGAGCGTTTTAAG GGTTTCAATGATGGCCTGGAGGAGCTGTGCAAAATCCAGAAGGCCTGGGCCATCCCTGACATAGAGCAGAGGGACAAAATCCGCAAGGCTCAAAAAAACATTGTGAAAGAGACCTACAGTGCCTTCTTACACAG GTATGGCAATGTGCCTTTCACCAAGAACCCTGAGAAGTACATCAAATATCGAGTTGACCAGGTGGGCGAGATGATTGAGAAGCTGTTTGACACATCAGCATGA